From one Sus scrofa isolate TJ Tabasco breed Duroc chromosome 9, Sscrofa11.1, whole genome shotgun sequence genomic stretch:
- the NLRP14 gene encoding LOW QUALITY PROTEIN: NACHT, LRR and PYD domains-containing protein 14 (The sequence of the model RefSeq protein was modified relative to this genomic sequence to represent the inferred CDS: inserted 3 bases in 2 codons; deleted 2 bases in 1 codon; substituted 1 base at 1 genomic stop codon), whose product MTDSPSSSSFSDFGLLLHLEALNKEDLRTFESLCREILAPAPCRMPWSEVKKARREDSANLMNKYYPGEQAWAVALEVFDKMDLKDLCRRAKAEANXTAQTTRPEDTGAREVPGDQKAVQGGGTEYRNRIKDKFCILLEKSRGLGASENVCHEIAREGRELLEHLLDEDVRTGEQPQTVVLQGAAGVGKTTLARMLMLDWARGRLYQQKFTCVFYLDAKEVNQLRERSFAQMISKAWPSSEGPIERVLSQPSGLLFVTDGFDELNFAFEEPECVLCKDWTQVHPVSFLMSSLLRKVMLPQSSLLVTMKLTACDKLKLVLKRQHSVRLPGMSEDARERHIHRCFEDEQWALQACRCLQNNEALFRMCRAPLVCRLLCECLEQQVEXGHDVTVLCRTTPAPFACCVSSLLTGAGGGSPALPSETQLMSLCHLAARGVWXMTYVFYKEHLGQHGLARSDVSVFVDRQVLRKDTGYQNCYVFLHLHIQEFFAAMFFMLQDSWGARDSCLQSSEDLELLLESSSSEHPRLLQTKCFLFGLLNEERVRHLEAAFHCKMSLEMQWKTLQWLERLANSEPLPSHLVLPELFYRLHETQDEAFVSQAMRCFQKVVINIRKELHLLVSSFCLEHRRVYGPLTCP is encoded by the exons ATGACTGATTCGccgtcttcctcctccttttccgaTTTTGGGCTGCTGCTGCATTTGGAGGCGCTAAACAAAGAGGACTTGCGTACATTCGAGTCACTCTGCAGA GAGATCCTGGCACCTGCGCCGTGCAGGATGCCGTGGTCGGAAGTGAAGAAGGCCAGGCGGGAGGATTCGGCGAACCTGATGAACAAGTACTACCCCGGAGAGCAGGCCTGGGCGGTGGCTCTCGAAGTCTTTGACAAGATGGACCTGAAGGATCTGTGTAGGAGAGCCAAAGCAGAGGCCAACT AAACAGCCCAGACCACAAGACCAGAGGACACCGGGGCCAGAGAGGTACCAGGTGATCAGAAAGCAGTGCAGG GTggtggaacagaatacagaaatcGGATAAAGGATAAATTTTGCATCCTATTGGAGAAGAGCCGTGGGCTTGGAGCCTCTGAAAACGTCTGTCATGAGATTGCTCGGGAAGGCCGGGAACTGTTGGAGCACTTGTTGGATGAGGATGTCAGGACTGGTGAGCAGCCGCAGACGGTGGTCCTTCAGGGAGCTGCTGGGGTCGGGAAGACGACGTTGGCGCGAATGCTGATGTTGGACTGGGCCCGGGGCCGTCTCTACCAGCAGAAATTCACCTGCGTCTTTTATCTCGATGCAAAAGAAGTCAACCAGCTGAGAGAGAGAAGCTTCGCGCAGATGATCTCCAAAGCCTGGCCCAGCTCAGAAGGCCCCATTGAAAGGGTTTTGTCCCAGCCGAGTGGTCTCCTGTTTGTCACTGATGGTTTCGACGAACTGAACTTTGCCTTTGAGGAGCCCGAGTGTGTGCTGTGCAAAGACTGGACCCAGGTGCACCCCGTGTCCTTCCTCATGAGTAGTTTGCTGAGAAAAGTGATGCTCCCCCAGTCGTCCCTGTTGGTGACGATGAAACTCACAGCTTGTGACAAACTAAAGCTTGTGTTGAAGCGTCAGCATTCTGTTCGGCTACCGGGTATGTCCGAGGATGCAAGAGAGAGGCATATCCATCGGTGTTTTGAAGACGAGCAGTGGGCCTTGCAGGCGTGCCGCTGCCTCCAAAACAACGAGGCGCTTTTCCGCATGTGCAGAGCCCCCCTCGTGTGCCGGCTCCTCTGTGAATGTCTGGAGCAGCAGGTGGA AGGGCATGACGTCACTGTGCTCTGCAGGACGACCCCAGCTCCCTTTGCCTGCTGCGTCTCCAGCCTGTTGACAGGGGCAGGCGGAGGCTCGCCCGCTCTCCCCAGCGAAACCCAGCTGATGAGCCTGTGCCACCTGGCTGCCAGAGGAGTAT ACATGACGTATGTGTTTTACAAGGAACATCTCGGACAGCATGGCTTAGCGAGATCGGATGTCTCAGTCTTCGTGGACAGGCAAGTTCTTCGAAAGGACACAGGGTATCAGAACTGCTACGTGTTTCTCCACCTGCACATCCAGGAGTTTTTTGCAGCCATGTTTTTTATGTTGCAAGACAGCTGGGGCGCCAGGGACAGCTGCCTTCAGTCTTCGGAAGACTTGGAGCTGCTCCTGGAAAGCAGCAGTTCTGAGCACCCCCGCTTGCTGCAGACGAAATGCTTTCTGTTTGGCCTCTTGAATGAAGAGCGCGTGAGACACCTGGAGGCAGCTTTTCACTGTAAAATGTCTCTGGAGATGCAATGGAAGACGCTGCAGTGGCTGGAGAGACTGGCAAACAGCGAACCTTTGCCCTCGCATCTGGTGCTTCCGGAGTTATTTTACCGCCTGCACGAGACGCAAGATGAAGCATTTGTAAGCCAGGCAATGAGGTGTTTCCAAAAGGTCGTCATTAATATTCGGAAGGAACTCCATCTGCTTGTGTCTTCGTTCTGCCTCGAGCACCGCCGCGTTTACGGGCCACTGACCTGTCCGTAG
- the LOC100524097 gene encoding uncharacterized protein LOC100524097 — protein MFNVGVSVCNTPGAAASFPPDIQEPLGQRASGSWTLTSEDLSQTGGLLMSSVNSFILPTIPVIAEHLLRAWQFSGLFLAGKESPAVLPAPPAPSRLGPYNLLEEHRTTTGPELVACPLRRAFGTADAPTPWPPRTPRLAKLRPPPPWPIRSHVLRRAPFPPRLPSPWERSERLLRVLGRRFRSRPAAAVVCWDSPWAGLRPCPEAPYVRRTLGSTEPGADKGEDSCCRNGGRKGGPGAEKPLWLRNLRHRCKWVLHSRPPHVKTEEEVQGGGSSLGLGTEGPVISKGGPERLMPPFYSSAFSTLHPSPKKEHKGASRGHAFPHSLTRLREAARGNQIHVYEEEK, from the exons ATGTTCAATGTGGGAGTCTCGGTGTGCAACACGCCTGGGGCcgctgcctccttccctcctgaCATCCAGGAACCGCTAGGGCAGAGGGCGTCTGGGAGTTGGACCCTAACTTCGGAAGACCTGTCCCAGACCGGCGGACTCCTGATGAGCAGCGTCAATTCCTTCATCCTGCCGACAATCCCTGTGATTGCTGAGCACCTCCTCCGTGCCTGGCAGTTTTCTGGGCTTTTTCTGGCAGGGAAAGAATCACCCGCAGTTTTGCCCGCGCCTCCCGCCCCGTCCCGCCTTGGACCTTACAATCTGTTGGAGGAGCACAG GACGACGACAGGGCCAGAGCTAGTGGCATGCCCATTGCGCCGAGCGTTCGGGACAGCGGACGCCCCAACCCCGTGGCCCCCTCGAACCCCAC GCCTGGCTAAACTCCGCCCCCCACCGCCCTGGCCAATCAGGAGCCACGTCCTCCGGCGCGCTCCTTTCCCGCCCCGCCTCCCGTCTCCATGGGAACGATCTGAGCGTCTACTCCGCGTCCTGGGGCGTCGGTTTCGGTCCCGCCCGGCTGCGGCCGTTGTTTGCTGGGACAGTCCTTGGGCCGGTCTCCGTCCCTGTCCAGAGGCTCCGTACGTGAGGCGGACTCTCGGGAGCACCGAGCCGGGCGCGGATAAGGGCGAGGACAGCTGTTGCAGGAACGGGGGCAGAAAAGGAGGACCAGGGGCCGAGAAGCCGCTCTGGCTACGAAATCTCAGACACCGTTGTAAATGGGTCCTTCACAGCCGCCCGCCCCACGTTAAAACTGAAGAAGAGGTGCAAGGAGGCGGAAGCAGCTTGGGCCTCGGGACCGAG GGTCCTGTGATCAGCAAGGGAGGACCAGAGAGGCTCATGCCTCCGTTTTACAG CTCAGCCTTCTCGACCCTCCACCCTTCCCCAAAAAAGGAGCACAAAGGAGCAAGCAGGGGTCACGCCTTTCCTCACAGTCTGACCCGG TTACGTGAGGCAGCCCGAGGTAACCAGATCCACGTCTACGAAGAGGAGAAATAG